In Helianthus annuus cultivar XRQ/B chromosome 9, HanXRQr2.0-SUNRISE, whole genome shotgun sequence, the following are encoded in one genomic region:
- the LOC110874540 gene encoding RING-H2 finger protein ATL78, translating into MSSLSKMLLQYEFGHVYSRKLLFHTSIGQQPGEMTITHAASSSSPSSTHNKCGANVIMVLSVLVCTLICTLVLNSILRCIFKCVRLVGPETSASAQSHNTSARVATSGIKKKALKSFPVVNYWQGLQLPGLGKECVICLDDFSKGEYVKILPKCNHGFHVRCIDKWLGSNSSCPTCRQSLSDICEKIVTGGDYSSTASSQSQEQSPSNTLIISVSPLQHEIYL; encoded by the coding sequence ATGTCAAGTTTATCGAAAATGCTTCTTCAATATGAGTTTGGGCATGTTTATTCAAGAAAACTTCTTTTTCATACTTCTATAGGTCAACAACCAGGGGAGATGACGATAACACACGCTGCATCATCATCAAGTCCGTCTTCAACTCATAACAAATGCGGTGCAAATGTGATAATGGTTTTATCGGTGCTTGTGTGCACCCTGATATGTACTCTAGTGTTAAACTCCATCTTAAGGTGTATATTTAAATGTGTGAGGTTAGTCGGCCCAGAGACTAGCGCTAGCGCACAGTCACACAACACTTCAGCTAGAGTAGCCACTAGCGGAATCAAGAAGAAGGCGTTAAAGAGTTTCCCAGTAGTCAACTATTGGCAAGGATTGCAGTTACCAGGGTTGGGTAAAGAATGTGTTATATGTCTAGATGATTTTTCAAAAGGAGAGTATGTTAAAATTCTACCCAAGTGCAATCATGGATTTCATGTTCGTTGCATAGATAAATGGCTCGGATCAAATTCTTCATGTCCAACTTGTAGGCAATCGCTAAGTGATATATGCGAAAAGATTGTCACCGGAGGGGACTATAGCAGTACTGCATCTTCACAATCACAAGAGCAAAGTCCAAGTAATACCTTGATCATAAGTGTATCGCCTTTACAACACGAAATATATTTATGA
- the LOC110874541 gene encoding RING-H2 finger protein ATL78, whose product MSGLCNLDLLNTHTLKMSSLSKMLFQDELRNSYSRKLLFHTYTVQQSAPMTITPTSSPSSPSLSHHKFDVNVVLVLSVLVCAIICSLVLNSILRCVLRCTRLVGSETIASPQATSARSATGGIKKKAIQTFPVVNYWHGLQLPGLSNECAICLGDFAKGEQIRILPKCNHGYHVRCIDKWLSSHSSCPTCRQSLSGICEKILTGGNYSSTTSSQSEEQSASNTLTISVSPLPHEDFLRN is encoded by the coding sequence CTAAATACTCACACACTAAAAATGTCAAGTCTTTCTAAAATGCTTTTTCAAGATGAGTTAAGGAATTCTTATTCCAGAAAACTACTTTTCCATACGTACACAGTCCAACAATCGGCGCCGATGACAATAACACCAACTTCATCACCATCAAGTCCGTCTTTGTCTCATCACAAATTTGATGTAAATGTGGTATTGGTTCTATCGGTGCTTGTGTGCGCTATAATATGTTCCCTTGTGTTGAACTCCATCCTAAGGTGTGTATTAAGATGTACGAGGTTAGTTGGGTCAGAAACTATTGCTAGTCCACAAGCCACCTCGGCTAGATCAGCCACAGGCGGAATCAAGAAGAAAGCGATACAGACTTTCCCAGTGGTCAACTATTGGCATGGGTTGCAGTTACCAGGGTTAAGTAACGAATGTGCTATATGCCTAGGTGATTTCGCGAAAGGAGAGCAAATTAGGATACTACCCAAATGCAATCATGGATATCATGTTCGTTGCATTGATAAATGGCTTAGCTCACATTCGTCGTGTCCAACTTGTAGGCAATCGCTAAGTGGTATATGCGAAAAGATTCTAACCGGAGGGAACTATAGTAGTACAACATCTTCACAATCGGAAGAGCAAAGTGCAAGTAATACTTTGACCATAAGCGTATCACCTTTACCACACGAAGATTTTTTACGAAATTAG